Genomic window (Pyramidobacter piscolens W5455):
GAGTGATTTTCCGCCCCTGAAGCGCGCCCAGACAGCGCACCAGATCGGAAGTGCCGACGTACGCTTCGTTTTGCGGGAAGAACGTGCCGGAATCCTCCCGGTCGACGATCAGGCGAAGCTGTTCGCAGAGGTTGCCGATATAGATCATGCTGCGGCGGTTTTCCACTTTGGGGAAAATCGGCAGGCGGCGCGCGCATCCGATCAGCGCGGGAAAGTTCCCCTTGCAGCCCGGGCCGTAAATCAGCGGCGCGCGAACGACGGCGATCTTGAACGCCGGAGCGGCGAGCGCGGCGATTCTCCTTTCGGCTTCCAGCTTCGACCGTCCGTAAACGTTCGTCGGCGCGGGGACGGTCCCGGCCGCGATGATTTTTTCCTTTCCCGGCGGCGCGCTGTCGCCGTAAACGGCGATGCTGCTCATGAAGATGAACTGTCCGACGCCCTCGCGCCGGGCTTTGAGGGCGGTTTCTTCGGCAAGGTCGCGGTTGACGCGCAGATAAAGCTCGTTGGGCCCGGCGGACAGGTGGGCGATCCCCGCGCAGTGAATCAGGGCGTCGTAACCGGCGAAGCTGCGCCGGCGCCACTCCGCGCCGCGCAGGCTGACGAAGTCGGTGCGATAGCGGCCGCCGAACCGTTCCAGCCATCTGGCGAAAGAGCGTCCCACAAAGCTGCGGGCGCCGGCGACGAGGATCTTTTTCATGACGGCCGGTCCTTCGCGCCTTTGATCTTTTCGAGCGCGCGGGGGCGCTTGATCTCCGTCGGCGGCGCGATGACCGTTTCCCCTTCGCCGGCGTCGATGCCGTCGCGGCGCAAGACGGCGGCGACGGTGCGCCAGAGGATCTTGAGGTCGAGCCACAGGCTGAGGCGGTCGACGTATTCGAGATCGTACTGGAGGCGCTTTTCCCAGCTCATGGCGTTGCGCCCGCTGACCTGGGCCAGCCCCGTGAGCCCCGGGCGGACGGAGTGGCGGCGCGCCTCCTCTTCGCCGAAAAGCGGCAAAAAATCGACCAGCAGCGGCCGCGGCCCGACGAGACTCATGTCGCCCTTGAGAACGTTCCACAGCTCGGGCAGTTCGTCGAGGCTCGAACGGCGCAGCTCGCGGCCGAACGGCGTGAGGCGTTCCTGGTCGGGCAGCGGGCGCCCCGAAGCGTCGACGGCCTGGCGCATGGAGCGGAACTTGTAGTTCAGAAAAATCTTTTCGCCGCGTCCGGGGCGCGGCTGAGCGAAGACGACGGGAGAGCCCAGCTCCCGTTTCACCCGCAGCGCGACCCGGATCATCAGCGGGGAAAAAATCAGCAGCGCCACCAACGCCCCGACAATATCCATAAGCCGCTTGAGCGGCAGATAACTTTTTCCGCTGATCAGGATCATGGCCTCGGCCTCCGCGAAGATTTTTTCCATTATATCCCACCGGCCGCGAAATGGGGCGCGTTTCCTCCCCGTCGCGCTTCGTTTTCGCCCGGCTTGATTTCTCCGGCGCTTCCTGTATGATGGTTGGTATTCGCGAAAGAAAGGGGCGAGCGGCGTGAAAGACATTCTCGGAGGGCTGAACGCGGTCCAGCGCGAGGCCGTGACGGCGACGGAAGGCTACGTGCGCGTCATCGCCGGCGCCGGATCGGGCAAGACTCGCGCCCTGTCGCGGCGTTTCGCCTGGCTGGTGAACGGGCTGGGCGTGATGCCGGGGCACATCCTCTGCGTCACCTTCAGCAACAAGTCGGCCAACGAAATGCGCCAGCGCATCCACGCGCTCACCGACGACAACGACACCGGCTACGTCAACACGTTTCACGGCTTCTGCGTCTCCGTCCTGCAGGAGGACAGCCACGCCGTACAGTATCCGAAAAGCTTCATCGTCCTCGACAACTCCGACATCGACGACATCCTCAGGATCATTTACGCCGAGCGCGGCCTGACGCTGCGCGACATGACTTTCGCCGAGGCGCGCGACATGTTCGAGATCCGCAAGCTCTTCAAGGAGCCGCTGTACTGCCGCGACATGATCGCCCTGCCGCTGGAGCGGCTGCGCAAAAAATACGAGGAAGCCGCAGAGCCGGCGGACATTTTGTTTTACGGCTATCTCTATCAGCAGAAGAAATGCTTCGGCCTCGACTACAACGACCTGATCGTTTTCACGCTGCACATCTTCGAGCGCGAGCCGGAGATCCGCCGCAAGTGGCAGCAGCGCCTCGAATATATTATGATCGACGAGTTCCAGGACATCGACGGGCTTCAGTACCGCCTCATGGAAGCCCTTTGCGGCTTCCACAAGAACCTGTTCGTCGTCGGCGACCCCGACCAGACCATCTACACGTGGCGCGGCGCCAGCGTCAGGTACCTGCTCGACTTCGACGCCCGCCACCTGGGCACGCGCACGATCATGATGATGGAGAATTACCGCTCCACGCCGCAGATCCTCGCGGCCGCCAACAGCCTGATCGACGCGAACGAGACGCGCGTCAAAAAGGACCTGCTCCCCGTGCGCGCTCCCGGCGGCCCCGTGCGCTGCTTTCACGGCGAGACGGCGGAGGACGAGGCGCGCTGGATCGCCGCCGAGATCGAAAAACTCCGCGAAGCGGGCGCGCCCTACAAGTCGTGCGCGGTGCTGTACCGCGCCCATTACCTGACGCGCAGCCTGGAAGCGGCGTTTCTGAAGGAGAAGATCCCCTACACGATCTACGCCGGCGTGCAGTTCTACGACCGCGCCGAGATCAAGGACGCGCTCGCCTACCTGCGCCTGGTCGCCTACCGCGACGACCTCTCCTTCCGCCGCGTGGTCAACGCGCCGCGGCGCAACATGGGCGCGCGGCGCATGGCCTTTTTGGAAGAACAGGCGGCGTCTCGCGGCTGCTCGCTGTGGGACGCGCTGACCGCGACGCTGGACGACGAGATCTTCAAGGGCACCCGCGCCGCCGCCTTCGTGAGCCTGATCGAACGGTTTTCCGCCGCCCCGGTTCTGCCCGTCTCGGAAGCGCTGTCCGGCCTCCTTGACGAGAGCGGCTACGAAGCCATGCTGCGCACCGATGGCGCCCAGCAGCGCCTCGACAATCTGGCCGAGCTGAAACAGGCCGTCCACGAGTACGAGACGACCTGCGGCGAGGAAAGCGGCGTCGCCGATTACCTCCGCCACGCGGCGCTGTTCACCGACGGCGACCGCGCCGAGTCGGCCGACACGGTGCGCTTCATGACCGTGCACGCCGCCAAGGGGCTGGAATTTTCCCGCGTGTTCCTGTGCGGCATGAACGAAGGCGTGTTCCCGACGCGCCGCACGCGCACGCTGCAAGCGATGGAGGAAGAGCGCCGCCTCGCCTTCGTCGCCATGACCCGCGCCCGCGACGCCCTCTGCCTGACGGAAGCCGACGGCCGCACGCTCGACGGTTCGCCGCGCTATCCGAGCCGCTTCATCCTCGACATCGACCAGGGACTTTTGCAGTACGTCGCGCCGCCGCGCCCCGGCCTGATCGAAGAGGCCCGCGACCGCATCGCCGAGAGCGAAAGGCAGCTGCGCCGCGACAGCCGGATCGAGGCGCTGCCGCCGGGCACGGCCGTGACGCACCCCGTCTTCGGCCCCGGCGTGATCGTCGAAGCGGACGCGGGCGAACTGTGCTACACGGTGCGCTTCGACCGCCTCGCCACGCCGCGCCGCCTCAGCTTCAAGGCGCCGCTGACGCGATCGTAGCCGGCGCGTTTTTGCGCGCGCCGAAAATGTTCCACGTGGAACATCATCACTTCGGACACGACGCCGCAACGGTTCGTTTTATACGCTCCTCAAGAAATTCGCCCGTTCCGGTTCGCGCGGCCGGAACGGGCGAAATTTTTTTGTGCTCTTTGTTGCGCCGCCGGCGCCGCGCGGTTCATAGTCCGGCGCGGCGGTTTTTCTCTTTTGCGCGGGCGAGCTGCTTTGCCCAGGTTTTGACCGTCTGTTCTTCTCTCTGTCCCACGCTTCGAGCGCGGCGTAATAGCTCCGGCGGTCCTCTTCGTGAACGGTGACGGGCGGGTGCCCGTGCAGTACCAACAGATAATTCATGACGAGACGGCCGGTGCGCCCGTTTCCGTCCGCGAACGGGTGAATGTTCTCGAACCTGGCGTGGAAGCAGGCCGCGGCCGTGAGGGCTTTTTCGCGGATCGGTATTCGTGTTTTGTCCTTACGCCAGCGCCTTGACGGCCTTCAGCAGCTTGTCGTAGTCGATGGAGTTCGTGGCCTCGGGCACCACTTCGACGTAGCGGATCACGTCGTCGCGATCGACCACGAACACGGCGCGGGCCAGCAGGCGCAGTTCCTTGAGCAGCACGCCGTAGGCCGTGCCGAACGAAGCCTCGCGGTGGTCGGAGAGCGTCGCCACCTTGTCGAAGCCCTTGGCGGCGCAGTAGCGCTTCAGCGCGAAGGGCAGATCCATGCTGACATTGAGCACGTACACGTCGCCCAGCTCGGCCGTGTCCTCGTTGAACCACGTGGCCTGCAGATCGCAGACGGGCGTGTCCAGCGACGGCGTGACGGAGAGCACTTTGATCTTGCCCTCGTAATCTTTCAGCGACTTGGGCGCCATGGCCGTATCGACCACGACGAAATCGGGCGCTTTGTCGCCGACTTTCAGCTCCGGCCCGACCAGCGTGAGCGGAGTGCCCTTCATCGTAACGGTGCCTTTTCTTTCCTGCATGCGGATAACCTCCTTAAGATCGACGGTCGCCGGGGCGTTCCCCGGCGGCGGTTGAATTCCGAGCAAAAGACACTTCTTTGCATCTGCGAGTATTTTGACACACAAAGCGAAAAATTGCAAGACCGCGGGAAGCCCAAAAAGCCTCCGCGGAAAAATTGACAGCGGCGGCGGGAACGTTTACACTCTTGCGGGATCATTCAAAGGAGGAATTTTTCATGCCTGAAAACTGGAAGGGCGGCGTCCTGCGGGCGATCGCCGGCGCCGACGGCGGCGCGCCGGCGGCGGCCGTTTACGACGGCGCGGCGGACATGCGGCTTGTCTATAACGGCGGCCGTTTGGTGCCCGCCGGTCTGATGGCGGCGCTGCCGGCGCTGTGGAACCTGTTCGAGCGCGTCGAAGCGGGGGAGTTCGCGCTGGAAGACGCGCTTCCCGGCGCTTCCATGACATGGGAAGAGGCGGCCCGCGCCGTCTGCGGCGGCGGAGTGGAAGCGGCCAATGCGCTGATCGGCGCGCTCGGCACGGAAGCGGTCAACGCCGCGGCCCGGCGCGCCGGCATGGAGCAGACGGAGATCCTCCGTCCGGTAGGGGAAAACGAATCGTTGCGGGGCAACGTCACCTGCGCGGAAGACGCGGCCGGATTCTTCCGCCGCCTGCTGGACCGCGAGGGGCTGCCGGACGCTTCCTGCCGCCGCCTGCTGGCGCTGATGTCGGAATCTCGGAGCGACGACAAGTTCGCTTCCGTGGGAGGGAAATGCTTGGCGCGTTTCGGCGCTTCGTTTCCCGGCAGCGAATACGACGCCGGCGTCCTCTGTCCCGACGGCCAGCGCCCCGTGATCGCCGCGGCGCTGGTCATGCTGCAGCCGGATCGCGAAAAGGGCGAACGCTTCTGCCGCCGCGTCGCCGAAGCCGTCTGCGGCGAGCGCATGCAGGCATAGGGACAAAGGTCAAAACAAAAGCCGTCACGGAGACACGGAGAAAAGCGAAAAACATGGACTATAGAAAAAAAACGAGGAAAGCTGGCAGGAGAACGATCTCCTGCCAGCTTCTTCTTATGTTTTTGCCGCGAAGCGGCAGCCGTCTTTTGCCTTTTCTTTGCGCCTTCGTGTTTCCGCGGCGGCTTTTGTTTACAACAGACGTTCGATGAACAGCTCGCCTTCGCCGCCCGCGGGCAGCTCGCCGGCGTCGAAAGTCCGGCAGAGCACGCCGCCGCGCAGCACGGCGAGTCGGTCGGCGAGGCGGCGCGCCTGGATCAGGCTGTGCGAGACCATTACGATCGGATAACGTTCTTTCAGCGACAGCAGCAGATCTTCGACGACCTCGGCGGCGCGTCGGTCGAGCGACGCGGTCGGCTCGTCCAGCAGCAGCACGTCGGGCTCGAGCGCCAGCGTGCGCGCCAGGCAGAGCCGTTGCTGCTGGCCGCCCGACAGCGCCGCGGCGGGATGATTCAGGCGTCCGGCGACTTCCGCCCACAACCCGACCTGTTCGAGCGCACGTTCCATGCGCCCTTCGGCCTCCGCGCCGCGGACGCCCAGCGTCAGCTGCAAAGGCAGCAGCACGTTGCGCGCGACGCTCAGCGGCAGCGGGTTGGGCGACTGAAAAACCATGCCGGCGCGGCGGCGCAGCTCCGGCAGCGGCAAATCCCCGTCGACGACGGAGCGCAGCCGCCCGCCGATCTTCACCTCGACGCGCCCCGACGTGCGCAGCGCCGGAAAATGCTCGTTGAGACGGTTCAGCGACCGCAGCAGCGTCGTCTTGCCCGAGCCGGAGCGCCCTACCAGCACGGTGATCGCCCGGTCGGGGCATTCCAGCGACAGCCCGTCGAGAATGACCTGCGCCCCGGTGCTGACGTTCAGGTTTTCGATGCGCGCGCACAGATTCATGGGCGCACTCCTTTCCATTTTCGTTCGAGGCTCCTTTGCAGCGCGTGGGCGCACAGCAGCAGCGCCCCCGAGAGGATCAGCAATACCAGCGCCGCGCCGAAACCGCGCCGCAGGTCGCTCTGGTCGGCGTACTGCGCCGAGATGTAGAAGATGAAAAACGGCAGCGCCTCGTACTTGGCCGTCAGCCCGGCGGGCAGCCCGGCGTTGGCGACCGCGCCCGTGACCATGATCACCGCCGTGTCTTCGGCCGCGCGCCCCAGCGCCAGCATCACGCCGCCGAGAATGCCGCGGCCGCCCGCGGGCAGCAGCAGATAGCGCGCCGTCTGCCAAGGCGTCAGCCCCAGCGCTTCCCCCGTCAGGCGCAGACCGTCGGGCAGGCTTTCCAGAACCGTGCGCGTCGTGATCGCCAGCGGCGGCAGCACCAGCAGCGCCAGACAGAACGCCGACAGCAGCAGACACGTGGTGGCCTCGGGCGCGAACAGCCGCCGCAGCAGCAGGATCAGCATGAAGCCGAACAGCCCCATCACGATCGAGGGCACGCCCGCCAGCAGATCGACCGCCAGACTGAGCCAGCGCTTTGCCCGCGGAGCGGCGAAGCACGCCAAGTACACGCCGCAGCCGACGCCGGGAAGCAGCGCCAGCGCCATCGTCAGCGCCAGCAGCGAGAGCGTGCCCGCGGCCGCCGGCCAGATGCCGTCCCACACTGGCCTCTGCCCGAGAAGAGCTGCCAGCGGCGGCGCGTCGCCAAAGAACAGATCCAGCCCCAGCGCCGGACCGCCCCGCAGACACAGGTGCCAGAGCATCGCTCCGATGGCGGTCGGCACGATCAGCGCCGCGCACCACGAGAGGACCGCCAGAGCCCGGCTCCTCATGCGCATTTCTCCTTTTCTGCCTTCAAACGGCGCACCGTCAGACTGGCCGCGGCGCTGAAAAGCAGCAGCAGTCCGCCGGCCGCGAACAGCGAATGGTACGCCTGACCGGTCACGTCCGTCGAAGTGATCAGGCCGATGTGAGCCGCCAGCGTCCGCATCGCCTGCAACGGCGTGCGCGCGTACTGCACCGCGTTGCCGGCCAGCATCGTCGGGATCAGCGTGTCGCCTACGGCGCGGCCGAATCCCAGCGTAGCGGCGCTGAGCAGGGCTCGGCGCGACGCCGGCAGCGCGATCCACGCCAGCGACTGAGCGGGGGAAATCCCCAGCGCCGCCGTCGTCAGCGCCGTACGCTCCTCGACGGCACGGAGCGCGCCGTCGATCACCAGCGTCATCGCCGGCAGGATCTGCAGGCTGAGGACCAGCCCCGCCGACAGCCAGCACAGCCCCGAACCGCCCAGAGAGCGCCGCACCAGCGGCACGAGCAGGAATACCGAGACAAAAC
Coding sequences:
- a CDS encoding sugar transferase; protein product: MEKIFAEAEAMILISGKSYLPLKRLMDIVGALVALLIFSPLMIRVALRVKRELGSPVVFAQPRPGRGEKIFLNYKFRSMRQAVDASGRPLPDQERLTPFGRELRRSSLDELPELWNVLKGDMSLVGPRPLLVDFLPLFGEEEARRHSVRPGLTGLAQVSGRNAMSWEKRLQYDLEYVDRLSLWLDLKILWRTVAAVLRRDGIDAGEGETVIAPPTEIKRPRALEKIKGAKDRPS
- a CDS encoding serine hydrolase encodes the protein MPENWKGGVLRAIAGADGGAPAAAVYDGAADMRLVYNGGRLVPAGLMAALPALWNLFERVEAGEFALEDALPGASMTWEEAARAVCGGGVEAANALIGALGTEAVNAAARRAGMEQTEILRPVGENESLRGNVTCAEDAAGFFRRLLDREGLPDASCRRLLALMSESRSDDKFASVGGKCLARFGASFPGSEYDAGVLCPDGQRPVIAAALVMLQPDREKGERFCRRVAEAVCGERMQA
- a CDS encoding phosphate ABC transporter ATP-binding protein, with amino-acid sequence MNLCARIENLNVSTGAQVILDGLSLECPDRAITVLVGRSGSGKTTLLRSLNRLNEHFPALRTSGRVEVKIGGRLRSVVDGDLPLPELRRRAGMVFQSPNPLPLSVARNVLLPLQLTLGVRGAEAEGRMERALEQVGLWAEVAGRLNHPAAALSGGQQQRLCLARTLALEPDVLLLDEPTASLDRRAAEVVEDLLLSLKERYPIVMVSHSLIQARRLADRLAVLRGGVLCRTFDAGELPAGGEGELFIERLL
- a CDS encoding NAD-dependent epimerase/dehydratase family protein produces the protein MKKILVAGARSFVGRSFARWLERFGGRYRTDFVSLRGAEWRRRSFAGYDALIHCAGIAHLSAGPNELYLRVNRDLAEETALKARREGVGQFIFMSSIAVYGDSAPPGKEKIIAAGTVPAPTNVYGRSKLEAERRIAALAAPAFKIAVVRAPLIYGPGCKGNFPALIGCARRLPIFPKVENRRSMIYIGNLCEQLRLIVDREDSGTFFPQNEAYVGTSDLVRCLGALQGRKITLTRLLNPALHFLRRFTPAVDKAFGSLCYARELSRCEEYNIVPFEQSLVETLNAFENLQ
- the tpx gene encoding thiol peroxidase — protein: MQERKGTVTMKGTPLTLVGPELKVGDKAPDFVVVDTAMAPKSLKDYEGKIKVLSVTPSLDTPVCDLQATWFNEDTAELGDVYVLNVSMDLPFALKRYCAAKGFDKVATLSDHREASFGTAYGVLLKELRLLARAVFVVDRDDVIRYVEVVPEATNSIDYDKLLKAVKALA
- a CDS encoding PstA family ABC transporter permease, translating into MRSRALAVLSWCAALIVPTAIGAMLWHLCLRGGPALGLDLFFGDAPPLAALLGQRPVWDGIWPAAAGTLSLLALTMALALLPGVGCGVYLACFAAPRAKRWLSLAVDLLAGVPSIVMGLFGFMLILLLRRLFAPEATTCLLLSAFCLALLVLPPLAITTRTVLESLPDGLRLTGEALGLTPWQTARYLLLPAGGRGILGGVMLALGRAAEDTAVIMVTGAVANAGLPAGLTAKYEALPFFIFYISAQYADQSDLRRGFGAALVLLILSGALLLCAHALQRSLERKWKGVRP
- a CDS encoding ATP-dependent helicase, which translates into the protein MKDILGGLNAVQREAVTATEGYVRVIAGAGSGKTRALSRRFAWLVNGLGVMPGHILCVTFSNKSANEMRQRIHALTDDNDTGYVNTFHGFCVSVLQEDSHAVQYPKSFIVLDNSDIDDILRIIYAERGLTLRDMTFAEARDMFEIRKLFKEPLYCRDMIALPLERLRKKYEEAAEPADILFYGYLYQQKKCFGLDYNDLIVFTLHIFEREPEIRRKWQQRLEYIMIDEFQDIDGLQYRLMEALCGFHKNLFVVGDPDQTIYTWRGASVRYLLDFDARHLGTRTIMMMENYRSTPQILAAANSLIDANETRVKKDLLPVRAPGGPVRCFHGETAEDEARWIAAEIEKLREAGAPYKSCAVLYRAHYLTRSLEAAFLKEKIPYTIYAGVQFYDRAEIKDALAYLRLVAYRDDLSFRRVVNAPRRNMGARRMAFLEEQAASRGCSLWDALTATLDDEIFKGTRAAAFVSLIERFSAAPVLPVSEALSGLLDESGYEAMLRTDGAQQRLDNLAELKQAVHEYETTCGEESGVADYLRHAALFTDGDRAESADTVRFMTVHAAKGLEFSRVFLCGMNEGVFPTRRTRTLQAMEEERRLAFVAMTRARDALCLTEADGRTLDGSPRYPSRFILDIDQGLLQYVAPPRPGLIEEARDRIAESERQLRRDSRIEALPPGTAVTHPVFGPGVIVEADAGELCYTVRFDRLATPRRLSFKAPLTRS
- a CDS encoding PstC family ABC transporter permease, producing the protein MTQDGAPLWLSAAAACVGALMASVFGFIIVSALQAALGGDAAALMGDTWRPDAGQYGIAPMIWATLVLSLSALALSWCLSVGCACFMHGLSPRWAARALGAVIRFMTAVPTVVYGFVSVFLLVPLVRRSLGGSGLCWLSAGLVLSLQILPAMTLVIDGALRAVEERTALTTAALGISPAQSLAWIALPASRRALLSAATLGFGRAVGDTLIPTMLAGNAVQYARTPLQAMRTLAAHIGLITSTDVTGQAYHSLFAAGGLLLLFSAAASLTVRRLKAEKEKCA
- a CDS encoding Fic family protein — translated: MPIREKALTAAACFHARFENIHPFADGNGRTGRLVMNYLLVLHGHPPVTVHEEDRRSYYAALEAWDREKNRRSKPGQSSSPAQKRKTAAPDYEPRGAGGATKSTKKFRPFRPREPERANFLRSV